The genome window CAGCAGATCCCCGCGCACGCTGGGCAACCAGTGGTAATTGGCCAGCGCCGGGTCGGTTGCCAATGCGTCCGCCAGATCCAGCCCGGCCTGCGGCCCGAACGCCATGCCGACCGCCACGGCGCGATTAAGCTCCACGACGGGCGAGGGCATCACTTGGGCTAGCGCGTCGTACAGCGCCACAATGCGGGGCCAATCGGTGTCTTGCGGCGTATGTGCCCGGGCGTGGCAGGCAGCCAATTCCGCTTGCAAGGCATAGGGGCCAAGTGTGCCGCCCTGGGCGTGCGCACGGTCTAGCGCCGCCAGGCCGCGCCGGATCAGCAGGAGATCCCAGCGGCCGCGATCCTGCTCCATCAACAGCACGGGGCGTCCTTGAGTATCCGTTCGCGCATGCAGGCGGGACGCATGAATCTCCATCAATGCCACCAGCCCATGGACTTCGCTTTCCGCCGGCGCCAGCCCCGCCAGAACGCGGCCCAGCCGTAACGCCTCATCGCACAACGCGGGTCGCATCCAGTCATCGCCAGAGGTCGCTGAATACCCTTCGTTAAAGATCAGGTAGATAACTTCCAGCACGGAGGCCAGCCGAGGGCCGCGGTCTTCTGCACGCGGCACTTCAAAGGGTACGTTCGCGGATGACAGACTGCGCTTGGCGCGTACGATGCGCTGCGCAATGGTGGATTCGGAAGCCAGGAAGGCGCGGGCAATCTCGGCGGTAGACAGCCCGCCCAACAGACGCAAGGTCAACGCCACGCGGGCTTCGGTAGACAGCACGGGGTGGCAGGCGGTGAACACCAGCCGCAACAGATCGTCGCCGATATCGTCTTGGCGCGCCGCGTCCAGCGCATCGACAAAGTCAGGTTCGACATCGGCCTGCAAGGCTTCCAGTTCATGGCCGATCTGTTCGTGCTTGCGGGTGTGCAGCTTGTCCAGCCGTAGCCGGTCGCGAGCGCGATTCTTTGCAGTGGTCATCAGCCACGCTCCCGGGTTGTCTGGCACGCCGGTGTCGGGCCAGCGCGAAAGCGCCGTCACCAGCGCGTCTTGCGCTATCTCTTCGGCCAGCCCGACGTCA of Achromobacter seleniivolatilans contains these proteins:
- a CDS encoding RNA polymerase sigma factor: MTQAATHRAIEAVWRIEAASIIAGVARLVHDVGLAEEIAQDALVTALSRWPDTGVPDNPGAWLMTTAKNRARDRLRLDKLHTRKHEQIGHELEALQADVEPDFVDALDAARQDDIGDDLLRLVFTACHPVLSTEARVALTLRLLGGLSTAEIARAFLASESTIAQRIVRAKRSLSSANVPFEVPRAEDRGPRLASVLEVIYLIFNEGYSATSGDDWMRPALCDEALRLGRVLAGLAPAESEVHGLVALMEIHASRLHARTDTQGRPVLLMEQDRGRWDLLLIRRGLAALDRAHAQGGTLGPYALQAELAACHARAHTPQDTDWPRIVALYDALAQVMPSPVVELNRAVAVGMAFGPQAGLDLADALATDPALANYHWLPSVRGDLLAKLGRRAEAQAEFERAAGMTRNVRERELLLARAKTVAGQ